The Streptomyces sp. TLI_105 DNA segment TTTGCTGACGATTCGTCAGGTTTGCGGTATGGGTGCCAGCACCTTCTTCGTCTGCTGGTGGTACAAGCGGCGCATCCTTCTGACCAGTATGAATGACGGTCCTCTGCGCCGATTGCAGGGTGCTGGACCGCGGATGGTCCGGGTCTTGGTGAGTGACAGCGATCGCCACCCGCTTCCACCTTGAGGCGATCGTGGTGGTGGCAGACGGCGACGGCCGACTGGGCGTGGGGACGACGAGGCTCCGGACTCGACGGGCAGCCGGCTGCTTGGCCGGCTCGATGCCTGACCCCAGAGTCCTGCAGGGACGGTGCACTCAGAGAGGCGGGTGTTCCCCCCGCCCCGCTTGGGCTTCCCGTCGCGCGCCCGGAAGTCCGGAGGCCGGACGGGAAGTGTCGGTCAGTAGCGGCGGAGGTGGAGCATCTTGCCGGTCTTCTGGCCGAGCCAGATCTTGCGGTGGTCCGCAGCGCCGATGACGGCGGGGTTGCTGTAGCGGTGTGGGAGGTCGGTGCCCGGGTTGACCAGCACGGTCGCCTCGTCGAGCCCCCAGTTGTCGCTGCCGTTCTTCGGCTCGAAGCGGATGTACAGCGGGAAACGGTCCAGGTCGTCGGTGTTCAGGCGCGGGGCCGTGGGGTCGTTGCGTTCCGCGTCGAGCACGTTGGCGTCCTGACCGAACACGTAGGTGAACTCCGCACCGGGTTCGAAGTCGTTGTCGGTGGTGTCGACGTGCAGTTCACGGCCGGCGATGCCGAGATAGACCCAGCCGTCGGTGCCGGCGTCGGATTCCTTCGCTGTCTTCAGCATCAGTTCGACCTTGCTGATACCTGCCATGGGGTCTCTCCTGTGTCCGCGGGGGATAGGGGGCGAGGGCACCGTCATAAGGGGTCTGGCTGGCGGTTGCCCGATGGCGAACGTAGAGGGGCGGTTGACGTTCTGAGAGGCCGACATGCGGTGATCCTCCGAAGTGATGATCTTGAAGCGCACGACGTGCGCTGGCGTACGCCGGGCCATTGATCACGCCGCCGCGCGCCCGTGCCCAAGCTGTGCCGAGACCCGGGAGCGCCTGGACGGGCGTCGGCGGGAGCAGCGGCGAGCGTTGCGGGCGGCGGGTTGCGCCTGTGCCCTGGTGGGCCTCAGCAAGAAGGGGCCGGCACCGGGACTCACCCCGGAGGCGGTGCCCCGTTCAGTGCTGCGAGGGTTGTCGTTTCTGACGTCGAGCGGGTCGCCGACGCGCAACTGCTTCGTGCGGGCGACGAAGGCGTCGCGGAAGGACTCGTACGCCCAGGCCGCGATCAGGATCCGCTGTGTGCCGATGAAGTTCTGGCCCGCCGCCGGTGCTCGGTCCGGCCTGGCCCACGGTCTACCGGCGGTTCGCCCGGTGGGGCCGCGCTCGCGTCCGGGCACGGCTCTACCGCGTCGTCCTCGACGAACTTGGCGCCCGTGGGGAGCTGGACCGGTCGCGGTGTGCAATCGGCGCCGTCAGCCTGCGGACTGCAAAGGGGGCTTTGGCGGGAGCGAATCCGACCGACCACGGGAAGTCGGGTTCGAAGATCCATCTGGTCACCGACCGGAACGGACTGCCGCCGGCCCTGGGTATCTCGGGCACGAACACGCATGACAGCCTGGGCCTTGAGCCACTCGTGCGCGGTATCCCGCCCGTCCGGTCCCGCCGCGGCTCCCGTCGCCGACGGCCGGACAAGCTGCACGCGGACAAGGGCCACGACCGCGATCGTCCACGCAAGTGGCTGCGTCAGCGCGGCATCCGCCCCCATGCTGCCCGCAAGGGCATCGAGTCCTCACAAAGCGCCTGGGACGTCACCGCTGGGTGGTTGAGAGAACCGTGTCCTGGCCGGCCGGTTGCCGAAGGCTCCACCGGCGCCACGAACGCAAGGCCGAACACTTCCTCGCTTTCGTCGGCATCGCCGCGGCTCTCATCGGTTGTCGTCGGCTCACACGAACCGGCATGACTCAGGCCCCGGATCAGCCGACGTGTTCCAACGACACCTGCGCGTAGGAGCCGTCCCAGAACGTGAACACGGTCGGCTCCGTGTCGTACTCGTGTCGCAGGTAGCCCCCGTACCCCGGGACGGCGATGTGCGGGGCCACCGGCGCCGGCAGAGCATCAAGCAAGGGCAGGTTGTCATCAACCCAGTAGTTGCACGCGAAGATTTCCCACAGGAGACGGCCGAGCTCGTCCACTCTCTCCGATCTGCGCATGGTTGCGAGATCCCCTCCCGGCAGCTCGCTGCCGGGATGCGTGAGGAACGGCGGCCAAGGGTGCTCCTCCTCGTCAAGGCCATCCGGACAGTCGGAGTCCATGCCCAGATGCCGGCGACAGGCAGCCAGGGTGGACTCGGAGATGTCGGTCGCTTCGCAGGAAGCAGGACAAGACGATCTCGTAGTGCTCGCTCACGGCGGGCGTCGTCGAGCCGTATGGTCAGGGCGGTTCTCAGTCCGTCGGCGAAGTCGCGTTCCGTGCCCCGCACGTCCTCGCCACCACCGAAAGCGGCCACCACCCGGACGAGGCCGCCCTCGCCGCGCGCGAGCCGCGCAGCGCCTCGATGCTCGCCGTGGACGGATTGCTCGTGGTGGCGGAGCGCCCGTGGAGGCGGCGTCGGCGGCCCCGAGGCGGGGGAGAGCAGCAGGACGAGGCAAACGGCGGCCACGGTCGTCGCACCTGTGTGTCGTGTCACGACGGAGTCGTCCTCTCGTATCGTGGGGCGGACGCCTGCTGAAGGGTCCGGTCGGCGACCGCGCCGTGAATCGGCCCGGCCACTGTCCGGGCGGCGCGACACAGAGGCATCGGCAGAACCACCGCCCTTCGCCGGTCACCGCACGCCGCGGCGCTTGCGCTGCCGGAGCGCCTGGCGGAGCCCGATGCGGTCGACGGCGGAGAACAGGGGCGCCGCGCCCCCGGACCCCGGTCGTCGCCGCTTCTTGACCGCGTCCCCGCCGGAGTCGCTCCAACGGGCGCCCACCTTTCGCGGGGCGCACGAGTTCGTGGCTGGCTGGGGGAGAGACGTCCGCGCCCCCTGCTCGTTCAGGACGGCGTCGAGGCCGTGACGTCGACATCAGCAGCACCCACGGAGGTGGCCGCCGTATGCGCCGGAGTCGAACCAGGCGGCAGCCGCAACCCCGGCGGGAACGGGCCGGGCGGCTCGCGGCGTCGGGCGTCGGTGACGAGGGCGCGCGCACATGACACTCGACCTCATCATCATCGGCGTGGCGATCGCCCTCCACCCGCTGCCGGCCATGGCCCTGATCCTGCTGCTGTCCGGCGACAGGGGCGTACGCAAAGGGCTGGCCTTCGTTCTCGCATGGCTGGCCTCGATGGTGCTGGTGATCGGCTGCGTCCTGCTCTTCACAGGCGGGTCCCCGCCCAGAGAGCACACGGCTCCCTCGACCGCCGCCCTCGCCGTCAAGCTCGCCATCGGACTCGGGCTGATCCTCTTCGGCGCGTACAAGAAGCGCAAAGAAGCCCGTCCGAGGGCGGAGCCGACCTGGCTCGGCAAGATGCGCAACGCCTCCGGATGGTCGGCCGCCGGCATGGGCGTCCTGCTGCAGCCGTGGGGTCTCGTCGCCGCGGGGGCCGCGACCGTGATGAACGCCGACCTGTCCCACGCGGTCACCTGGTTGACGCTGCTGCTCTACTGCCTGCTGTCCACGTCCACTTTCCTGGCGATGGAGCTGTACGCGACGTTCCGGCCCGCTCGGGCCGGCGCCAGACTCCAGGCCCTGCTCCACGGGATCACCACGCACCAGGATCAGGCCGTCGTGGTCCTGTCCCTGGTGGTGGGTTTCTGGCTGACCGGCAAGAGTCTCTACGAACTCACCTGACAGCACCGTCCCGGGCGACCCGAGCGTGAGGGAACCAACGGTGCCGGAATCGAAGACGGCGGCGAGTACGGCCCGGCAACTCCGCGGGCGTCATCGTGCACGAGAACGTGTGGACCACACCGCTCGCAGCGGCACTGCGCCGCAGCGGAGCACGGATGGTGGCCACCGGAAGGATTCGGGCCGAGAACCTCCTGGCGTCTAGGGAGCAAGGAGTGCTCTTCGAAGCCGAGTTCGCGGTCCAGAAGAGCCGCATCCTCGAAGCCTGATCGGGACGGGCCCCACCTCTTCCCTTCTCGACTTCCGATCAGCCCCGTACAGGTCCCCGGGTCGTACGGGGCT contains these protein-coding regions:
- a CDS encoding GAP family protein, which codes for MTLDLIIIGVAIALHPLPAMALILLLSGDRGVRKGLAFVLAWLASMVLVIGCVLLFTGGSPPREHTAPSTAALAVKLAIGLGLILFGAYKKRKEARPRAEPTWLGKMRNASGWSAAGMGVLLQPWGLVAAGAATVMNADLSHAVTWLTLLLYCLLSTSTFLAMELYATFRPARAGARLQALLHGITTHQDQAVVVLSLVVGFWLTGKSLYELT